The window TTCTTTATTCCATTGATTACAGCAACAGGTGGAAATGTTGGAATTCAGTCCTCTTCTATAGTTTTACAAAGTTTGGCTAGCAAGTCAGTTTTTGATGATTCCTTCCTTAAAAGAATCACAAAAGTTTTAGTTATTGCTATATTAAATGGATTAGTTATTGCCGGAATAGTAATGGGAATGAATTTAATTTTAGGCCAAGAAGTAAAATTAGCTATTGTGGTGTCAACTGCATTATTTGCTGTAGTTCTGTTAGCCTCTTTTATGGGTACTGTTACCCCAATTGTGCTCGATAAATTTGGCATAAATCCCGCCCTAGCTGCAGGTCCATTTATTACCACCACTAATGATTTATTAGGATTATTGGTTTATTTCTCAGTAGCCCATTTTTTATATTAAGTATTATGAAAGTTCTCATTATTGATGATATGCATGAAAGCATAATCACTTCATTAAATTCAATCAATATTGAAGTAGATTATAAGCCCAATATTACAAGAGATGAAATAATTTCATCAATCCATGGCTACCAGGGTATGATTGTAAGAAGTAAAACCCCTATTGATAAAGAATTGCTCGGTCATTCAACAAATTTAAAATTTATTGCTCGTGCTGGAGCAGGAGTAGATAATTTGGATGTAGAAGAATTAAACAATCGGAAAATCCATTTATTAAATGCACCTGAAGGAAATAGAGATGCCTTAGCAGAACATGCTATTGGAATGATTTTAAATTTATTTAATAATATTAATAAGGCAGATCTTGAAGTTAGAAAAGGGATTTGGGATAGAGAGGGCAATAGAGGGATTGAATTGATGGGAAAAACTGTAGGCTTAATGGGGTTTGGCTATATGGGAGAAGCCTTTGCTAAACGTTTAAGTAGTTTTGGATGTAAAATTCTTGCATTTGATGATCAAAAATCTGGTTTTGGAAATGATTATGTTAAAGAGGTAAGTTTAAAGGAATTTAAAGCAGAATCTCAAATACTAAGCATACATATTCCTATGAATAAGCATAATAAAGGAATAGTTAATTATGAATTTCTAGATCAATTCAAAAAACTCGATTATATTCTTAATACGGCAAGGGGAGAAGTTTTAGTTTTAAAAGACTTAGTAAAATTATTGAAAGAAAAGAAAATAAAAGGCGCAGCCTTAGATGTTCTTGAAAACGAGAAAATTCAAAAATTAAAAAGTGATGAATCATCTGTTTTTCAAGAACTTATTAAATTCAATCAAGTATTATTAACCCCACATATTGCAGGATGGTCATTTGAATCTTATAAAAAAATCAGTGAAGTTTTGTATCAAAAAATCAAATCATTGGTTAAAGAAGAAGATTTTGTATAGTTTTAAATAACTTTCTTACAAAAAATCTACAAAAGTGAGATACTGAGCTATTAAAAGTCTATGGACATTAAAGAATACAGAAATAAGGCAGAGGAAAAGATAAAAGAGATAATTGAGAAGCCAATTATGACTTCTTTTATTGTTCTTATTATTCTTACCATAGTAGTTCTAGGATTAAGTGCTCCATATTATTTTGATAACTTCCGCGACTTTTTCAAAGAAGTAATGGCTGAAGCCCACGGTATGATTTTCGATATCGCGATCATAGGTATTCTAATTTACTGGCTAAATGCTAACGGTGAAAAACAGCTCAGAATAAGAATGTATAAAGATGAAATTGATGACTTTAGGCAATGGGAATCAGAAGAAGCTGCTTTTAGAACTGTTGGTAACATCAAAAGGCTTAACCGACACAACATTACAGAAATAAATCTAGTAAACTGCCATTTAACCAAAACCAATATGAGTCATGTTGATTTAACAGGCTCAAACTTAAATTCCTCAAATTTCAGTCATGCTAATGCAATAGAATGTAATTTTACTGGCACTAGGGCGAATCAAACAAATTTCGAAAATGCTAAAATGAATCAAGCTAACTTCGAGGGTGCTTTTGCAAGTGGGGCTAATTTTAAGGATGCATTTTTGATTAAAGCTAATTTCAAAAACGCGTTTTTAATAAAATCAGATTTTACAAATGCTTATCTAATGGAATCTGACTTAAGCAACTGCCATTTAACAGGAGCTGTATTTGACGAAGCCAGTTTGTATAAAGCAAATTTGAAAGGTGCTGAAGGATTAACTTTAGACCAGCTTAAAAAAGTAAAAACTCTATACTTAGCTGAACTTGATGAAGACATCAAGAAAGAAATTCAAGAACATTATCCAGAACTTTTAGGTAAGTAGAACGTTAATGCATCGTCTTGTTTTCAAGATTTAATTCATTTATATTTGTGTCAAATATTCAGAAAACAAAAAAGACGGCTCATGCAAAATTGTGCCGTTTTTTATTTTATAGAAATTTCAATTTTTTTTAAAACAATGAGTAAAGTATCATACTACACAGAAGAAGGTTTGAAAAAAATGAAGGATGAACTTCATCATTTAAAAACCGTGGAAAGGCCAAAAGCTTCAGCTGATATTGCAGAGGCCAGAGACAAAGGAGACTTAAGCGAAAATGCAGAATATGATGCAGCTAAAGAAGCTCAAGGTTTACTTGAAATGAAAATCAATAAACTTGAAACCGTAATTGCGAATGCAAGAGTTATTAAAGAATCAGACGTTGATACTTCTAAAGTAGGATTACTAACCAAAGCTAAAATTAAAAACAAGAAAAATGGCATGGAAGTAACCTACACTATGGTTTCAGAAGAGGAGGCCAACCTCAAGGAGGGTAAAATTTCAATTAAATCGCCTATAGGGAAAGGGCTAATGGGGAAAAAAGTTGGTGAAGTTGCTGAAGTAGATGCACCAGCCGGAAAAATGGAATTTGAAGTTTTAGAAATCAGTTTGTAAATTATTTAGCCGAGTCATAAGATTCGGCTTTTTTATTAACATTATAATTATGGCTACTATATTCACTAAAATCATTAACAGAGAAATTCCAGGACATATTGTTGCTGAAGATGACAACTATATTGCTTTTCTTGATATTAATCCTCTCGTAATGGGGCATGTTTTAGTTGTACCAAAACAGGAAACGGACTATATATTTGATTTGGATGATGATGTATTAGCAGGTCTCCATGTTTTCTCAAAGAAGGTAGCTAAAGCCATTGAGAAATCTGTAAAATGTATTCGAATTGGGGTAGCTGTTATTGGTTTAGAAGTACCTCATGTTCACGTGCATTTAGTTCCTCTTAATTCCATGAATGACATTAATTTCAGCAAAGAAAAATTAAATCCTTCTCAAGAAGAATTAGAAAAAGTAGCGAGTGAGATAAAGGCTAATTTGTAAATAAAAAAACCGCAATGACTTTTAGTTCACTGCGGTTTTGGACTATATTAATTTAAACTATTACTCTATTTCTACATCTTCAACATTTTTGAAGGCAATTTCTCCATTTTCCATTTCAACCAATACTGTACTATCATTTGATATCTCTCCACTTAAAATTTGCTTAGAGAGTTCGTTTAGGATAGTTTTTTGCATTACTCTTTTCAATGGTCTTGCTCCAAATTGTGGATCGTACCCTATCTCACCTAGATAATCTAATACATCCTGTGTAGCATCTATCTGGATTCCGTTTTCTTTCAATCTTCTTTGAACATCTTTCCATTGGATGTTTACAATTTTTCTCAAAATTTCTTCATTCAACGGTTCAAACATAATGATTTCGTCAATTCTATTCAAGAATTCTGGTTTAACTGACTTCTTCAATAATTCAAAAACCTCATTTTTAGTATCTGATAGAATTTGTTCTTTCTGCATCTCATCACCATTATAATTTTCTGGGCTTAATCTTTCCTGAATTAAGCTTGAACCAATATTGGTAGTCATGATGATGATTGTATTTTTAAAATTAGCCAAGCGGCCTTTATTATCGGTTAATCGACCATCATCCAAAACCTGTAACAA is drawn from Marivirga arenosa and contains these coding sequences:
- a CDS encoding pentapeptide repeat-containing protein; the encoded protein is MDIKEYRNKAEEKIKEIIEKPIMTSFIVLIILTIVVLGLSAPYYFDNFRDFFKEVMAEAHGMIFDIAIIGILIYWLNANGEKQLRIRMYKDEIDDFRQWESEEAAFRTVGNIKRLNRHNITEINLVNCHLTKTNMSHVDLTGSNLNSSNFSHANAIECNFTGTRANQTNFENAKMNQANFEGAFASGANFKDAFLIKANFKNAFLIKSDFTNAYLMESDLSNCHLTGAVFDEASLYKANLKGAEGLTLDQLKKVKTLYLAELDEDIKKEIQEHYPELLGK
- a CDS encoding HIT family protein, encoding MATIFTKIINREIPGHIVAEDDNYIAFLDINPLVMGHVLVVPKQETDYIFDLDDDVLAGLHVFSKKVAKAIEKSVKCIRIGVAVIGLEVPHVHVHLVPLNSMNDINFSKEKLNPSQEELEKVASEIKANL
- a CDS encoding NAD(P)-dependent oxidoreductase, with translation MKVLIIDDMHESIITSLNSINIEVDYKPNITRDEIISSIHGYQGMIVRSKTPIDKELLGHSTNLKFIARAGAGVDNLDVEELNNRKIHLLNAPEGNRDALAEHAIGMILNLFNNINKADLEVRKGIWDREGNRGIELMGKTVGLMGFGYMGEAFAKRLSSFGCKILAFDDQKSGFGNDYVKEVSLKEFKAESQILSIHIPMNKHNKGIVNYEFLDQFKKLDYILNTARGEVLVLKDLVKLLKEKKIKGAALDVLENEKIQKLKSDESSVFQELIKFNQVLLTPHIAGWSFESYKKISEVLYQKIKSLVKEEDFV
- the greA gene encoding transcription elongation factor GreA produces the protein MSKVSYYTEEGLKKMKDELHHLKTVERPKASADIAEARDKGDLSENAEYDAAKEAQGLLEMKINKLETVIANARVIKESDVDTSKVGLLTKAKIKNKKNGMEVTYTMVSEEEANLKEGKISIKSPIGKGLMGKKVGEVAEVDAPAGKMEFEVLEISL